Proteins from a genomic interval of Toxotes jaculatrix isolate fToxJac2 chromosome 5, fToxJac2.pri, whole genome shotgun sequence:
- the tmpob gene encoding thymopoietin b, whose translation MAEFLEDPSVLTKDKLKNELAANNVPLPSGEHKKEVYVQLYLKNLTVLNNKKSPPADTFSSDEELPAPVVSNKSRSGRKATKKTDKPRTEEVEVTDLTDEDLKQQLAKHGVESGPIVASTRKLYEKKLQKLLDQPPAEPEAPTDVTALPKADSNQNGNTNSDQYSDKEDEEIAAPEPEPVPVVEKPVRSRGKAPVTVRTSSRRQTKVVEEIVVEETPKKASESVVEDILANEISTPTGISATCRRPIRGAAGRPLKPSEYWLDESRVQHSIHTESRSYSESFSRPGSAVSSSKATARRGFLSVLLKLLLLVVVGGSLYYAYQNLDADQINTLKGLLDSVIVPLQGAVDSAATYLGISSSSATESTGK comes from the exons aTGGCAGAATTTCTCGAAGATCCGTCGGTTCTCACGAAAGATAAGCTGAAGAAtgagctcgctgccaacaatgTGCCACTTCCCAGCGGAGAGCATAAAAAAGAAGTGTACGTGCAGCTGTATCTGAAAAACTTAACCGTACTGAACAACAAGAAGAGCCCACCTGCAGACACTTTCTCCAGCGACGAGGAGTTACCTGCTCCTGTGGTGTCCAACAAAAGCCGATCTGGAAGA AAAGCTACTAAAAAGACCGACAAGCCTCGcacagaggaagtggaggtgACAGACCTCACCGATGAAGATTTAAAACAACAGCTGGCAAAGCATGGTGTGGAATCAGGACCCATTGTTG CCTCAACCCGCAAGTTGTATGAGAAGAAGCTGCAGAAGCTTTTGGACCAGCCTCCAGCTGAACCTGAAGCTCCTACAGATGTCACAGCTCTTCCCAAGGCAGACAGTAACCAGAATGGCAACACAAATTCTGACCAGTATAGTGACAAGGAAGATG aagAGATTGCTGCCCCTGAACCAGAGCCAGTTCCTGTGGTAGAGAAACCAGTGAGGAGCAGAGGGAAAGCTCCAGTTACTGTCAGGACCAGCAGCAGACGACAAACCAAG GTGGTGGAGGAAATTGTTGTTGAAGAGACTCCAAAGAAGGCCAGTGAGAGTGTTGTTGAAGATATCCTTGCCAATGAAATAAGCACACCAACAGGCATCAG TGCGACCTGCAGGCGTCCGATCCGAGGGGCTGCTGGTCGACCTCTAAAACCAAGTGAGTACTGGCTGGATGAGTCCCGCGTGCAGCACAGCATCCACACAGAGAGCCGCTCTTACTCAGAGTCTTTCTCGCGACCGGGCAGCGCCGTTTCTTCAAGCAAAGCCACAGCCCGACGAGGCTTCCTGTCCGTGTTGCTTAAGCTCCTGCTCCTTGTTGTGGTGGGTGGTTCTCTCTACTATGCCTACCAGAACCTGGATGCAGATCAGATCAACACCCTCAAAGG